CTAGAACCCCATATCATGATGCTGccagcactgggagggtgaaggctagcaccgTGTTCCTCTGAGACACGTGAggaagctccaccacatctccTCAGACTGCcgctaacacaccaccactggagctcaacacgcttggaggagacgCTAACGGCTAATTCTGTtagtcagctaacagacgcccgtGCGGAGGGgtggaggagatggaggagcTAACACAGTATTCTAACCTGCAccaacataataataatcagatgTAACTGATCATGACTGTAGATCAGCTGACTTTGACTTTCCTTAGCGCAGAAATCTCTGAGAACATTCAGTAAATGTAACTAAGGGTTTTATTTACGACGTTTATTCCAACATTTAATGAAACGGTTCAATaaaacatcaaaccacactacatgaggaactgtgttctctggaatgatggcggtcctgtacttttgggttgagttggggaattggggatgaagtggtgatcatcatccaacatcctgacctcactctcaacactcttgttgctgaatgcaatcaaatcctcacagcaatgctcacagaaagtctttcctggacagtagagacagtttactccaacgaaagctggacaaactattttaatacacttccagaagaaacaatgcatgagcaggtgtcccaatatttttgtccatatggtgtatcaCGATTGATCTCTGATCAGATTCAGTCGATCAGCTGAGTCATGTTCGGTCTCTCACCTGAGCGTCTATAGtgtacaacaggagatgctaggctaacactgctaacaaacactggactcagactgtcaccaatctcctTTCTGTAGACACGCCCCTAAAAACTCTCGTCTCTCAGCGTgtctctcagagctcctccagatctCCAGGACCTCCAGGAACCGGACCCACCTTCacctcagcacagtgtgtgtatcaCTCCGCCCACTGCGCTCCGGtctgagagaggagcagctcTACAGAGGAGGTTCCGGTTCTAGATAAGGTGTGTGAATCAGGGTCTATCAGGGCTGATTATAGAGGTCCTGTCTGTTTTTTAAATTCTCACCTTTTCCCTCTGCGACTGGACCGGTCTCAAGACTCTTCCCATGATCCTCCTGTGAATCCTCTCCTGTAGTCTGAGGAATTTCATTGGGAATGTTTCTGGACTTTTCAGCTTCATCAGCTTCCACTTTTCCGGATTCCAGGGTGTTCTCACAAGAGGTGCACTCTGCCTGGCCCTCAGGTAAATGCCCTGGTTCACCCCGGTGGTGGAAGAACATGCTGGTTTTAGGCATGGGCAGGAGTACTGCGGTCACCAAGGCGACTGAGATTAGCACCAGCGTTAGCACCAGTATGTAGTGATAGGTCAGTAGGCCAAACGAGACCAGGAGCTGGCCCAGTACCGAGCCCACGGTGTATCCGATCAGCTGGGCAGTGCGGCAGTATGCGGTGGCCTTCAGGTAGTGCTGCAGCGCCACCATGCTGTAGATGTAGGAGAAGTAGGCGATGTCACAGGCCGTCACCACAGCGTAGACGAACTGCATAGCCTGCATGACCCCAACCCCCTGTAGCCACAGCAGCATGGCGTTCGTCCCGAACAGAGCGGCGCACTGGAACACAATCACAGGCTTGTAGCGCAGCCAATCGGTGAGCAGAAACACTGGCACCAGCATGGCCAGGTACGAGTACGTCCACACCGGGAAGATTTGATTGGTCACCTGAGAGATGAACAGGAAGAGAGTTTCATTAGAGCCTAATCCTCCATCACACCCCTTTCCCGTCCACACCAACACGTCCACCTGGGTCAAGAACTTGTCTGAGAACTGTTGATACAGGGTCCACAACGAACAGCGTAACGGAACCGAACAGAACCCCGGACTGATAGAGATTCAGCTGAATGCAGCATTATGGTGCAGCTTCTCCCGATACATCAAACTGCAGGTCTGTTCTGATGTCTTCACTGCAGGACATctacaggaccagggtcatcagGAGGGGCCACAGCAGTATCAGGACTGTACACACCCTGCGCACAGCCTCTTCGCGTCCAGGACGGCCAGACTGACGAACAGTTTCtatccacaagccatcaggcttctgaacacccccccccccacacacacacactctgacctcTGACATGCACCTATTAATTTATCACTGCTACTGTTtacaaatactgtttacttttaTACTGCACAATGTACTTTACACCTGCACATCCATATTCTACTCAGTACTGCActctttaactttctttactgtgtttttcttttacttggctttactttagtgtatatatatatatatatattacttattctgtttctctctttatagtgatatttataagattgtgggtaaatggaggaactgcaacgTGAGAGTTTCATTGTACAGTggaactgcttgtttctgctgtgtacATGActataaactcttgaatcttgaatctacTGATGGTGCTTCTGGAACTGGAGGAACCGCTTTATCCATTCTGATAACCAGCACCTGCTCAGCAGGGTTCCGCTCTAGTAGAGTGTCAGGTTTAACAGGTAAACCGTGCAGGGCTGCTCTAACTGTCCTATATCCTGCAatggtttccatggttacagCCACTTTCTTTCCACGGTTACACTACAGCCATTTCTATTGTTATGCTACACTCACTATTCCATTTGTATACTACACCAGTTTCTGTGGTCCCACCATACCCGTTTGATCACTGTACTACACCTGTGATTCCACGGTTATGTTCCGCCCGTTTCTGTGGTTATTGTAGAGCCATTTGTCTATAATTACACTATgcctgtttccatggttacactagaTGCATTGATTAATGCAACTACAGTAAAAATTAGGTGAGTCAATCGGTGGGAGAAGTGaagatggttggtgtggcacaacagataacaccaccacctgccattgcattacaacaacagcatgtgggagaccagggttcgattcccggtctgggtgactgtgctgcgctacaccaataagagtccttgggcaagactgctaacattacattggcccacctctgtaatacaagtaaccttgtaagtcgctctggataagagcgtcagctaaatgctgtaaatgtaaatgtaagatcaGATCAGAAGAAGCTGGGGGGGATCTGATGAGGATGATCTGTTCAGTAATAGTACAACAGCACTACAGCGTTAGTGTTACAGCACTACAGCTTTACAGCACAGAGCGTGTTACATCAGTGGAGTGTTAGTGCCAAAGTgttacagtattacatcagtggagtgttagtgttacagtgttacatcACTGGagtgttagtgttacagtgttacattgttacatcagtggagtgttagtgttacagtgttacatcAGTGGagtgttagtgttacagtgttacatcAGTGGagtgttagtgttacagtgttacatcAGTGGAGTGTTAGTGCCAAAGTgttacagtattacatcagtggagtgttagtgttacagtgttacatcACTGGagtgttagtgttacagtgttacattgttacatcagtggagtgttagtgttacagtgttacatcAGTGGAGTGTTAGTGTTACATTGTTACATCAGTGGagtgttagtgttacagtgttacatcAGTGGagtgttagtgttacagtgttacatcAGTGGAGTGTTAGTGCCAAAGTgttacagtattacatcagtggagtgttagtgttacagtgttacatcACTGGAGTGTTAGTgttacagtattacatcagtggagtgttagtgttacactgttacatcagtggagtgttagtgttacagtgttacatcAGTGGAGTGTTAGTGCCaaagtgttacagtgttacatcAGTGGagtgttagtgttacagtgttacatcAGTGGagtgttagtgttacagtgttacattgttacatcagtggagtgttagtgttacagtgttacatcAGTGGagtgttagtgttacagtgttacatcAGTGGAGTGTTAGTGCCaaagtgttacagtgttacatcAGTGGagtgttagtgttacagtgttacatcAGTGGagtgttagtgttacagtgttacagtgtttttatgtgTACAACACATAAATAACttcacagtgtgtgtttctctcagtGCTGCTGTGGTGTTTTACGGTACCTGTTCCATGGTGAGGTTCTTGTCAGGTCCAGTAAGGAACGGGATAAGGAACGGCTCAAGAGGTttcactgtgctgaagaacccATAGATGCACAGCAGAGATGTCGGAAACACCCAGCCGGACTGACACCGCTTCATACACTCCATTATTCCCACTTTAAC
The sequence above is drawn from the Salminus brasiliensis chromosome 11, fSalBra1.hap2, whole genome shotgun sequence genome and encodes:
- the slc19a3a gene encoding thiamine transporter 2, producing the protein MECMKRCQSGWVFPTSLLCIYGFFSTVKPLEPFLIPFLTGPDKNLTMEQVTNQIFPVWTYSYLAMLVPVFLLTDWLRYKPVIVFQCAALFGTNAMLLWLQGVGVMQAMQFVYAVVTACDIAYFSYIYSMVALQHYLKATAYCRTAQLIGYTVGSVLGQLLVSFGLLTYHYILVLTLVLISVALVTAVLLPMPKTSMFFHHRGEPGHLPEGQAECTSCENTLESGKVEADEAEKSRNIPNEIPQTTGEDSQEDHGKSLETGPVAEGKAGCCGTLLQLWRDFLTCYSSREMLYWSAWWALATCGYNQTVNYVQALWEHVEPSSNFTVYNGGVEAVSNLFGAAAAYGISFSPVDWSRWGELALGSLSGLGGAALFAMVFSANIWICYTGYIIFKSLYMLLITIAMFQIAAGLSTERYALVFGANTFAALVLQTILTSIVVDSRGLGLDIVTQFIIYASYFSTIALLFLLRGLYTFYRQREPQHRTTTGEQNESVQPDTH